One Spiroplasma sp. NBRC 100390 DNA window includes the following coding sequences:
- a CDS encoding ParB/RepB/Spo0J family partition protein, which yields MANNKSRLSSKGLDKIFGEGINDVIKEIESSDELKAAANEITLTEIFPNPHQPRKTFNDEELAELAQSIKEYGLIQPIIVKKTSNGYYLVAGERRSRAAKLAGLTKIPAIIVDFNDQQMKEVALVENIQRVDLNTIEEANAYKELIALLDLTQDELAKRIGKSRSHITNTLRLLNLPADVQKLLLENKVTMGQVKPLVSLHIDKSEFKKVVDKIVSLNLNARQVEELVKTYGVKPTKTQEDNKKVPPKRTVNEFLENKIMRKLGTKVVIDTDKVVINYHGLKDLNRILELLGLTED from the coding sequence ATGGCAAACAATAAGAGTCGATTAAGTTCAAAAGGATTAGATAAAATTTTTGGTGAAGGAATTAACGATGTAATTAAGGAAATTGAAAGTAGTGACGAATTAAAAGCAGCGGCTAATGAAATTACGTTAACAGAAATTTTTCCAAATCCACATCAGCCACGAAAAACTTTTAATGATGAGGAGTTGGCAGAATTAGCACAATCAATTAAAGAATATGGTTTGATTCAACCAATTATTGTTAAAAAGACAAGTAATGGTTATTATTTAGTAGCTGGAGAACGTCGTAGTCGTGCTGCTAAATTAGCGGGATTAACAAAAATTCCAGCAATTATTGTTGACTTTAATGATCAACAAATGAAAGAAGTGGCATTGGTTGAAAACATTCAACGAGTTGATTTAAATACGATTGAAGAAGCAAATGCTTATAAAGAATTAATTGCATTATTAGATTTAACACAAGATGAATTAGCAAAACGGATTGGAAAATCACGTAGTCATATTACAAATACCTTACGCTTATTAAATTTACCAGCTGATGTTCAAAAATTATTACTAGAAAATAAAGTAACAATGGGACAAGTTAAACCATTGGTTAGTCTTCACATTGATAAAAGTGAATTTAAAAAAGTTGTTGATAAAATTGTAAGTCTTAATTTAAATGCACGACAAGTTGAAGAACTAGTTAAAACTTATGGTGTAAAACCAACAAAAACACAAGAAGATAATAAGAAAGTTCCGCCAAAACGAACTGTTAATGAATTTTTAGAAAATAAAATTATGCGAAAGCTAGGAACAAAAGTAGTTATTGATACGGATAAAGTTGTTATTAATTACCACGGATTAAAAGATTTAAATCGAATTTTAGAATTATTAGGTTTAACAGAAGATTAA
- the rsmG gene encoding 16S rRNA (guanine(527)-N(7))-methyltransferase RsmG: MIKLINAYFSELVISQQQEKQLEQYYQYLVEQNKVMNLTTLVSREDVYIKHFLDSALLLKKYSFDDKTKVADVGSGAGFPGIILKIFCPTIKLTIIEALEKRCLFLQRLITKLQLDDVEIVHARAESYSWEHSEQFDLVVSRAVANLGVLLELVVRMVKVQGRVICYKGPNIVNELATAQATLKVLNLELEQTQYENIPPLGERNICYFIKTAPTIKPYPRSFNQIKKFPIG; the protein is encoded by the coding sequence ATGATTAAACTAATTAATGCTTATTTTTCTGAACTTGTTATTAGTCAGCAACAAGAAAAACAATTAGAACAATATTATCAATATTTAGTCGAACAAAACAAGGTAATGAATTTAACAACGCTTGTTAGTCGCGAGGATGTTTATATAAAACATTTTCTTGATTCAGCATTATTGTTAAAAAAATATTCGTTTGATGATAAAACAAAAGTTGCTGATGTTGGAAGCGGGGCTGGATTTCCTGGGATTATTTTAAAAATCTTTTGTCCAACAATTAAATTAACAATTATTGAAGCATTAGAAAAACGTTGTTTGTTTTTACAACGACTAATTACCAAGTTACAGTTAGATGATGTTGAAATTGTTCATGCTCGTGCTGAAAGTTATAGTTGAGAACATTCTGAACAGTTTGATCTTGTTGTTTCACGAGCAGTTGCTAATTTAGGGGTGTTGTTAGAATTAGTTGTGCGAATGGTTAAGGTGCAAGGTAGGGTCATCTGTTATAAAGGACCTAATATTGTTAACGAATTGGCAACAGCGCAAGCAACATTGAAGGTTCTAAATTTGGAACTGGAACAAACCCAATATGAAAACATCCCTCCTTTAGGGGAACGTAATATTTGTTATTTTATTAAGACAGCACCAACAATAAAACCATATCCACGAAGTTTTAATCAAATAAAAAAATTCCCAATTGGGTAA
- a CDS encoding ParA family protein codes for MGKIIAITNQKGGVGKTTTSINLAAGLARSGKKVLLVDIDPQGNATTGTGANKDEIHDGMSMYDVLVGQVPLKNIIVPGVINNVDLAPATISLAGADVYLMEKLDDNQSILLDRIKPIRDKYDFILIDCPPSLGLINRNALACADSVLIPIQAEYYALEGLAQLLTSIRFVQKMFNKNLTIEGIVLTMFDSRTKLSFEVMSEVKKYFNEKVYRTHIPRNIKISESPSHGLSIFDYDRGGAGAIAYEELTREVLANNGKQ; via the coding sequence ATGGGGAAAATTATTGCAATCACAAACCAAAAAGGTGGGGTTGGAAAAACAACAACTTCAATTAATTTAGCAGCTGGATTAGCACGAAGTGGGAAAAAGGTTTTATTAGTTGATATTGATCCCCAGGGGAATGCAACAACTGGAACGGGTGCTAATAAAGATGAAATTCATGATGGGATGAGTATGTATGATGTTTTAGTTGGCCAGGTACCATTAAAAAATATTATTGTTCCAGGAGTTATCAATAATGTTGATTTAGCTCCAGCAACAATTTCATTGGCTGGAGCAGATGTGTATTTAATGGAAAAATTAGATGATAATCAAAGTATTTTACTTGATCGGATTAAACCAATTCGTGATAAATATGATTTTATTTTAATTGATTGTCCACCTTCATTAGGATTAATTAATCGAAATGCATTAGCTTGTGCTGACTCTGTTTTGATTCCAATTCAAGCAGAGTATTATGCATTAGAAGGTTTGGCCCAGTTGTTAACTTCAATTCGCTTTGTACAAAAAATGTTTAATAAAAATTTAACAATTGAAGGGATTGTTTTAACAATGTTTGATTCACGAACAAAACTATCATTTGAAGTAATGTCGGAAGTTAAAAAGTATTTTAATGAAAAAGTGTATCGAACGCATATTCCTCGAAATATTAAAATTAGTGAGTCACCCTCGCATGGATTAAGTATTTTTGATTATGATAGAGGTGGAGCGGGTGCAATTGCGTATGAAGAATTAACGAGAGAGGTGTTGGCAAACAATGGCAAACAATAA